In a single window of the Deltaproteobacteria bacterium genome:
- a CDS encoding enoyl-CoA hydratase-related protein, with the protein MDYEDILYEAKEGIAKIVINRPKVYNAFRVKTVDELIDAFERAEADETVGVVIFTGAGEKAFCSGGDISVMGKLTPSIGRAWLGKCLQLSNTMRWLSKPIIAAVNGYCLGGGNELNVLCDITIASETAVFGQVGPTVGSSPIWWGIQLLPRIVGEKKAREMVFLCKRYDAREAEKMGLCNKVVPADKLMEEAEAWAKRILEMSPQAIKIARASFNHALDLLLASSYAGSEMLGLTYGSAELTEGMDAFLEKRKPDFGKFRRGSSSGD; encoded by the coding sequence ATGGATTATGAAGATATTCTCTACGAGGCGAAGGAGGGAATCGCCAAGATCGTCATCAATCGGCCCAAGGTGTACAACGCTTTTCGGGTAAAAACCGTGGATGAACTTATTGATGCTTTTGAGAGAGCCGAAGCGGACGAAACAGTGGGAGTGGTCATTTTCACCGGCGCCGGGGAGAAGGCCTTTTGCTCGGGAGGGGATATCTCGGTCATGGGGAAACTCACTCCCAGCATCGGCAGAGCGTGGTTGGGCAAATGCCTCCAACTTTCCAACACCATGCGTTGGCTGAGTAAGCCGATCATCGCAGCGGTAAACGGGTATTGCCTGGGTGGCGGCAACGAGCTCAACGTGCTCTGCGATATCACCATTGCTTCGGAAACAGCTGTTTTCGGCCAGGTGGGGCCGACGGTGGGCAGCTCTCCCATCTGGTGGGGCATTCAGCTGCTTCCCAGGATTGTGGGGGAAAAGAAAGCTCGCGAGATGGTCTTCCTGTGCAAAAGGTACGACGCCCGGGAGGCTGAAAAGATGGGATTGTGCAACAAAGTCGTTCCAGCTGACAAACTCATGGAAGAGGCCGAGGCCTGGGCCAAGAGAATTTTGGAAATGAGCCCTCAGGCCATTAAAATCGCGAGGGCATCTTTCAACCACGCCCTTGATCTCCTACTGGCTTCCTCGTATGCCGGAAGCGAGATGTTAGGGTTGACTTACGGGTCGGCGGAACTCACCGAAGGAATGGATGCCTTTCTAGAAAAACGCAAGCCCGACTTTGGCAAATTTCGCCGGGGGAGTTCTTCAGGAGATTAA
- a CDS encoding DUF362 domain-containing protein, whose amino-acid sequence MKFKPEEVIFHREEYQAFLGEMRPKDYPPLMKKQVVGTVALRHRRPNPYHKEGKALVSFVVTSNDVKSDIRKAVALLGGLDKSIKPQDRILLKPNFNSDDPPPGSTALDFLVAVIDLLREQGCTKISVGESVGRPWVPTEKVFKNAGLLSRMAEMKIPLLDFDKSQFLNVPISGEYLDLIAYPKDLESFDKIIYLPTMKTHYLAGFSMSLKLTVGMTHLADRTLLHGDNNMFVSQRAVEMSIPVKPDLIIMDGRVSFVSGGPAIGLAVHPGVVLASGDPVALDVQGVRLLQNYAAVNHLTGDAWNLPQIKTAVKHGLGIQHDGQLLLVR is encoded by the coding sequence ATGAAATTTAAGCCCGAAGAGGTAATCTTTCACCGAGAGGAATACCAGGCCTTTTTAGGCGAGATGCGACCCAAAGATTATCCGCCGCTGATGAAGAAACAAGTTGTCGGGACAGTGGCTTTACGCCATCGTCGGCCTAACCCTTACCATAAGGAGGGCAAAGCCCTGGTCTCTTTCGTCGTCACCAGTAATGATGTCAAAAGTGACATCCGTAAGGCTGTGGCGTTGCTTGGAGGATTGGATAAATCCATTAAACCGCAAGACCGCATTCTTCTCAAGCCCAACTTTAACAGCGATGACCCCCCCCCAGGCTCAACGGCCCTGGACTTTTTGGTGGCGGTCATCGACCTGCTGCGAGAGCAAGGCTGTACTAAAATCTCCGTCGGAGAGAGCGTAGGACGGCCCTGGGTGCCGACTGAGAAGGTTTTTAAGAATGCCGGTCTTTTGTCCAGGATGGCCGAAATGAAGATTCCCCTCCTGGATTTTGATAAATCCCAATTCTTAAATGTGCCCATTTCAGGAGAATACCTCGACCTCATCGCTTACCCCAAGGATCTGGAAAGCTTCGATAAAATCATCTACTTACCCACGATGAAGACCCACTACCTGGCCGGGTTTTCCATGAGCCTAAAGCTTACTGTGGGCATGACCCACCTGGCCGACCGAACCCTCCTCCATGGGGATAACAACATGTTTGTTTCCCAACGGGCTGTAGAAATGAGCATCCCCGTCAAGCCCGATCTGATCATCATGGATGGACGAGTCTCCTTCGTCAGTGGTGGGCCGGCTATCGGGCTGGCTGTCCATCCAGGAGTCGTCCTGGCTTCTGGGGATCCAGTGGCTCTGGACGTGCAGGGGGTTCGGCTCCTCCAGAACTACGCCGCCGTCAACCACCTGACGGGTGATGCCTGGAACCTGCCTCAGATCAAAACCGCAGTAAAACATGGACTGGGAATCCAGCATGATGGCCAATTGCTTTTGGTCCGGTAG